In Oncorhynchus masou masou isolate Uvic2021 chromosome 10, UVic_Omas_1.1, whole genome shotgun sequence, a single genomic region encodes these proteins:
- the LOC135546898 gene encoding uncharacterized protein LOC135546898, with product MSNTVPIPPMLHQGFPATQSLLHPCSTKVFQQHSPYSTHAPPRFSSNTVPTPPMLHQGFPATQSLLHPCSTKVFQQHSPYSTHAPPRFSSNTVPTPPMLHQGFTATQSLFHPCSTKVLQQHSPYTTHEQHSPYSTHAPPRFSSNTVPIPPMLHQGFPATQSLLHPCPTKVLQQHSPYSTHEQHSPYSTHAPPRFSSNTVPIPPMLHQGFPATQSLLHPCSTKVFQQHSPYSTHAPPSFSSNTVPTPPMLHQGFPATQSLLHPCSTKVLQHTVPTPPMSNTVPTPPMSNTVHTPPMLHQGFPATQSLLHPCSTKVSQQHSPYSTHAPPRFYSNTVPTPPMLHQGFTATHSHLHPCSTKVLQQHSPYSTHEQHSPYSTHEQHSPYSTHEQHSPNSTHEQHSPYSTHAPPRFYSNTVPTPPMSNTVPTPPMSNTVPTPPMSNTVPTQPMLHQGFTATQSLLHQQHSPYSTHAPPRFYSNTVPTPPATQSLLHP from the coding sequence ATGAGCAACACAgtccctattccacccatgctccaccaaggttttccagcaacACAgtccctactccacccatgctccaccaaggttttccagcaacACAgtccctactccacccatgctccaccaaggttttccagcaacACAgtccctactccacccatgctccaccaaggttttccagcaacACAgtccctactccacccatgctccaccaaggttttccagcaacACAgtccctactccacccatgctccaccaaggttttccagcaacACAgtccctactccacccatgctccaccaaggttttacagcaacacagtccctattccacccatgctccaccaaggttttacagcaacaCAGTCCCTACACCACCCATGAGCAACACAgtccctactccacccatgctccaccaaggttttccagcaacACAgtccctattccacccatgctccaccaaggttttccagcaacACAgtccctactccacccatgccccaccaaggttttacagcaacaCAGTCCCTACTCCACCCATGAGCAACACAgtccctactccacccatgctccaccaaggttttccagcaacACAgtccctattccacccatgctccaccaaggttttccagcaacACAgtccctactccacccatgctccaccaaggttttccagcaacACAgtccctattccacccatgctccacCAAGTTTTTCCAGCAACACAGTCCCGACTCCACCCATGCtccaccaaggttttccagcaacACAgtccctactccacccatgctccaccaaggttttacagcacacAGTCCCTACTCCACCCATGAGCAACACAGTCCCTACTCCACCCATGAGCAACACAGTCCAtactccacccatgctccaccaaggttttccagcaacACAgtccctactccacccatgctccacCAAGGTTTCCCAGCAACACAgtccctactccacccatgctccaccaaggttttacagcaacacagtccctactccacccatgctccaccaaggttttacagcaacaCACTCCCatctccacccatgctctaccaaggttttacagcaacaCAGTCCCTACTCCACCCATGAGCAACACAGTCCCTACTCCACCCATGAGCAACACAGTCCCTACTCCACCCATGAGCAACACAGTCCCAACTCCACCCATGAGCAACACAgtccctactccacccatgctccaccaaggttttacagcaacaCAGTCCCTACTCCACCCATGAGCAACACAGTCCCTACTCCACCCATGAGCAACACAGTCCCTACTCCACCCATGAGCAACACAGTCCCTACTCAACCCATGCtccaccaaggttttacagcaacaCAGTCCCTACTCCACCAGCAACACAgtccctactccacccatgctccaccaaggttttacagcaacaCAGTCCCTACTCCACCAGCAACACAGTCCCTACTCCACCCATGA